In the Diprion similis isolate iyDipSimi1 chromosome 2, iyDipSimi1.1, whole genome shotgun sequence genome, one interval contains:
- the LOC124415456 gene encoding putative nuclease HARBI1: MDLVFRNAVQLRVAELLEDAVNQADVRPRRYNHRCDAFDLPERQFTKLFRLNKRVANHVIDIVEQYSDEPRRSSALDATIQVLTTLRFLASGSYQLDIGQNVNMAISQPSVSRSIKEVTNILVRPEVFGTWVKFPNNLQSLLKVRHRFWTKHHFPGVIGCIDCTHVAIFPPLRDDVNFPEHIYVNRKGYHSINVQLVLQSTEVPLTTRIFGTIAMSFH, encoded by the exons ATGGATCTGGTCTTCCGGAATGCGGTTCAGCTTCGAGTTGCTGAGTTGCTAGAGGATGCAGTCAATCAGGCAGATGTCAGACCTCGACGATATAATCACAGATGTGATGCTTTCGATTTACCTGAAAGACAATTCACCAAGTTATTTCGGCTAAATAAGCGTGTCGCAAATCATGTGATTGATATCGTCGAACAATATTCAGACGAACCACGAAGATCTTCAGCACTGGATGCAACTATAcag GTTTTAACAACACTACGCTTTCTTGCATCCGGAAGCTATCAACTTGACATTGGACAAAACGTAAATATGGCTATCAGCCAGCCATCAGTGAGCAGATCGATAAAGGAAGTGACAAACATTTTAGTTCGGCCAGAAGTGTTCGGCACTTGGGTTaaatttccaaataatttGCAGTCCCTACTTAAAGTTCGGCATAG GTTTTGGACGAAACATCATTTTCCAGGAGTTATAGGGTGTATTGATTGTACACATGTGGCCATTTTCCCACCTCTGAGAGATGATGTAAATTTTCCAGAACACATTTACGTGAATAGAAAAGGATACCATTCCATAAATGTTCAACTGGTACTACAGTCAACTGAA GTACCACTCACGACACGTATATTTGGAACAATAGCAATGTCCTTCCATTAA